Proteins co-encoded in one Paracoccus aestuarii genomic window:
- the phnE gene encoding phosphonate ABC transporter, permease protein PhnE, producing the protein MAHPTTWSRPPQMIRSRPWRIILAVGAILYLILAIGSVDVNWARMAEGWERGARFVGGFLQPDFTTRWRDISTGLVESLTMTLTSTVVGVLISIPVGLGAARNLAPRWVYAVCRSIIAASRALQEIIVAIFFVALFGFGAFAGFLTLTFATIGFIAKLLAEDIEDMDEAQAEAVRATGASWWQVVNYAVQPQVMPRLLGLSLYRLDINFRESAVIGIVGAGGIGGTLNTALNRYEYNSAGAILLIIIVIVMIAEYASGHLRRMLK; encoded by the coding sequence ATGGCGCATCCCACGACCTGGTCCCGCCCGCCACAGATGATCCGGTCGCGCCCGTGGCGCATCATCTTGGCTGTGGGCGCGATCCTCTATCTGATCCTGGCCATCGGCAGCGTCGACGTGAACTGGGCCCGCATGGCCGAGGGGTGGGAGCGCGGCGCGCGTTTCGTCGGCGGCTTTCTGCAGCCCGATTTCACCACCCGCTGGCGCGACATCTCGACCGGGCTGGTCGAGAGCCTGACGATGACGCTGACCTCGACCGTGGTGGGGGTGCTGATCTCGATCCCCGTCGGGCTGGGGGCGGCGCGCAACCTGGCGCCGCGTTGGGTCTATGCGGTCTGTCGCAGCATCATCGCCGCCAGCCGGGCCCTGCAGGAGATCATCGTGGCGATCTTCTTCGTCGCCCTCTTCGGCTTCGGGGCGTTTGCAGGGTTCCTGACGCTGACCTTCGCCACCATCGGGTTCATCGCCAAGCTGCTGGCCGAGGATATCGAGGATATGGACGAGGCCCAGGCCGAGGCCGTGCGTGCCACCGGCGCCAGCTGGTGGCAGGTGGTGAACTATGCCGTTCAGCCGCAGGTGATGCCGCGCCTGCTGGGCCTCAGCCTCTATCGGCTGGACATCAATTTCCGGGAATCGGCGGTGATCGGGATCGTGGGCGCGGGCGGCATCGGCGGCACGCTGAACACGGCGCTGAACCGCTATGAGTATAACAGCGCGGGGGCGATCCTGCTGATCATCATCGTGATCGTGATGATCGCGGAATATGCCTCGGGCCATCTGCGGAGGATGCTGAAATGA